A single genomic interval of Streptomyces graminofaciens harbors:
- a CDS encoding RecB family exonuclease: METSTDGGDGTGAAPPVETAVVAAVPPASLSPSRAGDFMQCPLLYRFRVIDKLPEKPSEAATRGTLVHAVLERLFDAPAAERTAPRAKSLVPGQWDRLRESRPEVVELFSDDPDGERLTRWLGEAERLVERWFTLEDPTRLEPAERELFVEAQLDSGLKLRGIIDRVDVAPTGEVRIVDYKTGKAPRPEYAEGALFQMKFYALVVWRLKQVVPRRLQLVYLGSGDVLTYDPVVADLERVERKLLALWEAIREATETGDWRPRPTKLCGWCDHQAVCPEFGGTPPPYPLPVRSPGSAAGAQGRMGPD, translated from the coding sequence ATGGAAACCAGCACCGACGGCGGCGACGGCACCGGAGCCGCTCCTCCCGTGGAGACGGCCGTCGTGGCCGCCGTGCCCCCGGCGTCGCTGTCGCCCTCGCGCGCCGGCGACTTCATGCAGTGCCCGTTGCTCTACCGGTTCCGGGTGATCGACAAGCTGCCCGAGAAGCCGAGCGAGGCGGCGACGCGTGGCACGCTGGTGCACGCGGTGCTGGAGCGGCTCTTCGACGCGCCGGCGGCGGAGCGCACGGCACCGCGGGCCAAGTCCCTCGTGCCGGGGCAGTGGGACCGGCTGCGGGAGAGCAGACCGGAGGTCGTGGAGCTGTTCTCGGACGACCCGGACGGCGAGCGGCTGACCCGCTGGCTGGGGGAGGCCGAGCGGCTCGTGGAGCGCTGGTTCACGCTGGAGGACCCGACGCGTCTGGAGCCCGCCGAGCGCGAGCTGTTCGTGGAGGCCCAGCTGGACTCGGGCCTCAAGCTGCGCGGGATCATCGACCGGGTGGACGTGGCGCCCACGGGCGAGGTGCGCATCGTCGACTACAAGACGGGCAAGGCGCCGAGACCCGAGTACGCCGAAGGCGCGCTGTTCCAGATGAAGTTCTACGCGCTGGTGGTGTGGCGGCTCAAGCAGGTGGTGCCGCGCCGCCTCCAGCTCGTCTATCTGGGCAGCGGTGACGTCCTGACCTACGACCCGGTGGTCGCGGACCTGGAGCGGGTGGAGCGCAAGCTGCTCGCGCTGTGGGAGGCGATCAGGGAGGCCACGGAGACGGGTGATTGGCGGCCCCGGCCGACCAAGCTGTGCGGCTGGTGCGACCACCAGGCGGTGTGCCCGGAATTCGGCGGCACTCCCCCGCCGTATCCGCTGCCGGTGAGGTCGCCCGGCTCCGCGGCCGGTGCGCAGGGCAGAATGGGCCCGGACTAG
- a CDS encoding response regulator, which produces MAIRVLLVDDQPLLRTGFRMILEAEQDIAVVGEAGDGLQAIDQVRVLQPDVVLMDIRMPRMDGVEATRQITGPGRDGPAKVLVLTTFDLDEYVVEALRAGASGFLLKDAPAAELVQAIRVVAAGEALLAPSITRRLLDKYASHLPSGDEPVPDALNTLTDREVEVLKLVARGLSNAEIAADLFVSETTVKTHVGHVLTKLQLRDRVQAAVYAYESGLVRPGAQ; this is translated from the coding sequence GTGGCCATCCGCGTCCTACTGGTCGACGATCAGCCGCTGCTGCGTACCGGCTTCCGGATGATTCTGGAGGCGGAGCAGGACATCGCGGTCGTCGGTGAGGCCGGCGACGGCCTCCAGGCAATCGACCAGGTGCGGGTGCTGCAGCCCGATGTGGTGTTGATGGACATCCGTATGCCGCGCATGGACGGCGTGGAGGCGACCCGGCAGATCACGGGGCCCGGGCGGGACGGTCCGGCCAAGGTGCTGGTGCTGACCACCTTCGACCTGGACGAGTACGTGGTGGAGGCGCTGCGGGCCGGGGCCAGCGGGTTCCTCCTCAAGGACGCGCCGGCGGCCGAGCTGGTGCAGGCGATCCGGGTGGTCGCCGCGGGCGAGGCGTTGCTCGCGCCCAGCATCACGCGGCGGCTCCTCGACAAGTACGCGTCCCACCTGCCCTCGGGCGACGAGCCCGTGCCGGACGCGCTGAACACGCTCACCGACCGCGAGGTCGAGGTCCTGAAGCTGGTGGCGCGGGGGTTGTCCAACGCGGAGATCGCCGCCGATCTGTTCGTGAGCGAGACCACCGTGAAGACGCATGTGGGGCATGTGCTCACCAAGCTCCAGCTGCGCGACCGGGTGCAGGCCGCCGTGTACGCGTACGAGAGCGGGCTGGTGCGGCCCGGCGCGCAGTAG